AGGTCGAGGAGAGCGATCCCACCGCGCAGGCGCTCGGCTACAAGCTGGACGCAAGCAAGGTCGACAAGGCCAAGTTCCCGAAGTACGCAGCGGGGCAAGAATGCGGCAATTGCCAGTTCTATCAGGGCAAGGCGTCCGATCCGTTCGCGCCATGCCCGATGTTCGGCGGCAAGCAAGTGGCCGCGAAGGGCTGGTGCAGCGCCTACGCGAAGAAGGCCTGAGTTCCGAACGCCGTCAAGAACAAGCGCGCCCGGCTGCGAAGCCCGGCGCGCTTTTGTTCGTCGCTTCTTCGCCGCTTGATCCGGACACGCGCGGTCTTTACACTCGCCAGGGCAAAAATATCCCGGCTGCGCACGCTAGGCGCCGATCAATCAAATTACAGGGATTCGCATGGCAGGCAGACCATTGAATGCGCGCGCGGTGAGCGCGGCGGTTATCGGCAACGCGCTCGAGTGGTACGACTTCGTCGTATTCGGCTTCATGACGGTGGTGATCGCCCGGCTCTTCTTCCCGAGCGAAAGCGATTACTCGTCCATTCTCCTCACCACCGCGAGCTTCGGCGTGGCGTTCGTGATGCGGCCGGTAGGCGGCATCGTGCTCGGGCTGTATGCCGACCGCGCCGGGCGCAAGCCCGCGCTCACGCTCGTGATCGCGCTGATGACGCTCGGCATTCTGCTGCTCGCGATTGCGCCGCCTTACTCGGCCATCGGCATCGGCGCGCCGATTCTGATCGTCGTCGCGCGGCTTCTGCAGGGCTTCTCGGCGGGCGGCGAGTTCGGCAGTTCGACCGCGCTCCTCATCGAGGCCGCGCCGTTCTCGAAGCGCGGTTTCTACGGCAGCTTCCAGATGGCCAGTCAGGCGGCGGCGCTCTTGCTCGGCGCGGTCGTGGGCGCGGCGATCTCGCGCGGGCTGTCGCCAGAGGCGCTGCAGTCGTGGGGCTGGCGCGTGCCGTTCATCATCGGGCTCGTGATCGGGCCCATCGGCCTGTACATCCGGCGCAACATGTCGGACACGGAAGCGTTCATGCACGTGAAGAAGACTGCGCGGCGCGCGACGCTCGGCGAAGTCTTCCGCACGCATGGCCGCGAAGTGTTGTGCGGTCTCGGCGCGGTGATCGCGCTGACCGTGACGGTCTATGTGCTGATCGCGTATCTGCCGACATTCGCCGTCAAGCAACTCAAGCTGCCGTACGGCCAGTCGTTCACGGCGCTGATCGTCGGCAATCTGCTGCTGACGGTGCTTTCGCCGGTGGCGGGCGCGTGGTCCGACCGCATCGGACGCAAGGCGCTCACGCTGTGGTCGCTCGGGATCACGCTCGTCATCATTTATCCGCTCTTCGCGTGGCTTGCGGCGGAACCGAGCGTGCTGCGTCTCGTCATCGTGCAAGCAACGCTGTCGGTCGTGCTGTCCGGCTATTACGGGCCGTTCGGCGCGCTGCTCTCCGAGCTTTTTCCCGCGCACCTTCGCTCGACGGGCCTGTCACTCGCCTACAACATTGCGGTGATGATTTTCGGCGGCTTTGGCCAATTCATCGTGACGTGGCTCATTCGCGTCACGGGTTCGCAACTCGCGCCGACGTTCTACGTCATGGCCGGCGTCGTGCTCTCGCTGATCGCGGTGGCGGCGATTCCCGCGACGCGCCACGCCGACGCCGACGTCGACGAAGGGCGCGACTTCACACGCTAGGCGGCATCGCATGAAAGTGATCGAAAGCGGAAAGTTCACGGCCGAGCGCGCGTGGGGCGCGCTCGATATCTGCGTGATGAACGGCACGTCATGCCGTCTGCACTGGACCGACGCGCCGTACAAATGGCACGTGAACGACGGCGAGGAAGTGTTCGCCGTGATGGACGGCGTGGTGCGCATGCACGTGCGCGACGCAGAAGGCGAGCGCACCGTGACGCTCCATGCGGGCGATATCTTCCACGCGCAGGCCGGCGACGAGCATTACGCCGAGCCGGTCGGGGCCGCGCGCATTCTGGTGATCGAGAAAGAAGGCAGCGTCTGAGCGACGCTCAACGTTCGAGTCCCGCCGCAACCAGCAGTTCGGCGAGCACTTCGGTCATGCCGCCCTCGTGCTTAT
This Caballeronia sp. LZ062 DNA region includes the following protein-coding sequences:
- a CDS encoding MFS transporter, whose translation is MAGRPLNARAVSAAVIGNALEWYDFVVFGFMTVVIARLFFPSESDYSSILLTTASFGVAFVMRPVGGIVLGLYADRAGRKPALTLVIALMTLGILLLAIAPPYSAIGIGAPILIVVARLLQGFSAGGEFGSSTALLIEAAPFSKRGFYGSFQMASQAAALLLGAVVGAAISRGLSPEALQSWGWRVPFIIGLVIGPIGLYIRRNMSDTEAFMHVKKTARRATLGEVFRTHGREVLCGLGAVIALTVTVYVLIAYLPTFAVKQLKLPYGQSFTALIVGNLLLTVLSPVAGAWSDRIGRKALTLWSLGITLVIIYPLFAWLAAEPSVLRLVIVQATLSVVLSGYYGPFGALLSELFPAHLRSTGLSLAYNIAVMIFGGFGQFIVTWLIRVTGSQLAPTFYVMAGVVLSLIAVAAIPATRHADADVDEGRDFTR
- a CDS encoding cupin domain-containing protein, with amino-acid sequence MKVIESGKFTAERAWGALDICVMNGTSCRLHWTDAPYKWHVNDGEEVFAVMDGVVRMHVRDAEGERTVTLHAGDIFHAQAGDEHYAEPVGAARILVIEKEGSV
- a CDS encoding high-potential iron-sulfur protein, whose translation is MKTSRRTFLMTSVGVASTLALGSRVAFADAPKVEESDPTAQALGYKLDASKVDKAKFPKYAAGQECGNCQFYQGKASDPFAPCPMFGGKQVAAKGWCSAYAKKA